In Rhodococcus pseudokoreensis, the DNA window GCTGGTGCGCAAGAACAGCCTCAAGCACACGAGCGTCCAGTGGACGGACGACCCCGCGAAGACGTGCCCGACATTCCGGGACGCCGTCGGCGAGGGAAAGTCCACCGCGCTCCGGGAAGGGTGCCCGCGACTGTGGGACAGCATCGATCACGCGGTGATGGAGGGGTTCATCGACGTGCGAGATCGAGTCGAATAGTCGCCGGCGCCTACGCGCCCGGGTAGATCGCCCGATGTCACATTCGTGCAGTCAGGACCTGCACGAATGTCACATCGGGCGCTTAGGCTGGAATGTGCCGTCGGACGCGGCGGCGTCAGCCGAACCACCGGAGGCGTGCCATGACAGGCCGAATCGTGCACTTCGAAATCCCCTTCGACGACGGTGACCGCGCACGAGCGTTCTACCGGGACGCATTCGGGTGGGCCATCGCCGAGATCCCCGACATGGAATACAGCATGGTCACCACCGGGCCCGTCGGCGAGAGTGGCATGCCCGACGAGCCCGGGTACATCAACGGCGGCATGATGGCGCGCGGCGAGGTGACCTCTCCCCTGGTCACCGTCGACGTCGAGAGCATCGAATCCGCCCTCGAACGGATCGAATCCCTCGGCGGGAAGACCGTCACCGGCAGGACCGCCGTCGGGAACATGGGCTTCGCCGCGTACTTCACCGATTCCGAGGGAAACGTCGTCGGGCTGTGGGAGACCGCCCGCTGACCCGTGAGTACTTGTTAACGTCCGGCGGTTAAGAAGTACTCACGGGCGCTCGCGCTGCAGTTCCAGCGCGATGTCGATGAGCTGATCCTCCTGGCCGCCGACGAGTTTGCGTTTGCCGGCGCGGACGAGGAGTTCGGCGGACGAGACGCCGTACCGTTCGGCCTGGCGTTCGGCATGCTTGAGGAAGCTGGAATAGACGCCGGCGTACCCCATCATCAGGGCCTGCCGGTCGAGGAGGCATTCGGCGGGCATCGCGGGACGCACGACGTCCTCGGCGGCGTCGGCGATGGCGAAGAAGTCGATGCCGGTCTTGACGCCGATCTTGTCGCATACCCCGACGAACGCCTCGACCGGTGCGTTTCCGGCGCCGGCACCGAATCGTCGTGTACTGCCGTCGATCTGCTTGGCGCCCGCCCGGACCGCGGCGATCGAGTTGGCGACACCGAGGCCGAGATTCTCGTGACCGTGGAAGCCGACCTGCGCGTCGGAGCCGAGTTCCTGCACCAGCGCTTCGACGCGGTCGGAGACCTGCTCGAGCACGAGCGCGCCCGCGGAGTCGACGACGTACACGCACTGGCAGCCGGCGTCGGCCATTATGCGGGCCTGCCGGGCGAGCTTCTCCGGTGGGATGGAGTGCGCCATCATCAGGAAGCCGACGGTCTCGAGGCCGCGGTCGCGGGCCAGCCCGAAGTGCTGGATGGACACGTCCGCCTCGGTGCAGTGGGTGGCGATGCGGCAGATGGACGCGCCGTTGTCCTGGGCGACGATGATGTCGTCCTTGATGCCGAGCCCCGGCAGCATCAGGAACGCGATCTTCGCGTTCTTCGCCGTGTCGACGGCGATCGAGATGAGTTCCTGCTCGGGCACCTTGGAGAATCCGTAGTTGAACGACGACCCTCCGAGTCCGTCGCCGTGCGTCACCTCGATGACGGGGACCCCGGCGTGGTCGAGGGCACCGACGATGGCCCGGACCTCGTCACCGGTGAACTGGTGCCGCTTGTGGTGCGAACCGTCCCGCAGCGAGGTGTCGGTGACGCGGATGTCCCAGCTGCTGCGCATATTTCCCGTCGCTCCGCTCGCCCCTTCGAAATGGACCA includes these proteins:
- a CDS encoding VOC family protein, with the protein product MTGRIVHFEIPFDDGDRARAFYRDAFGWAIAEIPDMEYSMVTTGPVGESGMPDEPGYINGGMMARGEVTSPLVTVDVESIESALERIESLGGKTVTGRTAVGNMGFAAYFTDSEGNVVGLWETAR
- the dmpG gene encoding 4-hydroxy-2-oxovalerate aldolase, producing the protein MRSSWDIRVTDTSLRDGSHHKRHQFTGDEVRAIVGALDHAGVPVIEVTHGDGLGGSSFNYGFSKVPEQELISIAVDTAKNAKIAFLMLPGLGIKDDIIVAQDNGASICRIATHCTEADVSIQHFGLARDRGLETVGFLMMAHSIPPEKLARQARIMADAGCQCVYVVDSAGALVLEQVSDRVEALVQELGSDAQVGFHGHENLGLGVANSIAAVRAGAKQIDGSTRRFGAGAGNAPVEAFVGVCDKIGVKTGIDFFAIADAAEDVVRPAMPAECLLDRQALMMGYAGVYSSFLKHAERQAERYGVSSAELLVRAGKRKLVGGQEDQLIDIALELQRERP